The genomic DNA GATAAATGATCAATTTCCTCGTTCTTTTCTATAGGCTTTAGCCTTAAAACATTTACAATAAGGACATCGCAGCTGTAATACTGGGGTAGGTCTTCGAAGTATTTAGTATCGGAAACTAAACCGATTTTTACACCCAAATCGAACAAAAGACCATACGTTTCGACAGGATGAATGTGTCTTACGGGTGTAGTAAGAACGATATCCGCAATCCGGTAGGTCTTCCCTTCTTCCATGATTTCAACTCTTTCAAGTTTCTTTGAAAAACTTGAAAAAATTACAGGTTCGCCGATGATGGCGTCCTTTGGGCACAAAAGAACGCCCCTCTTTCTGAATCCTCCTTCCGTCATAGCTTCAATTAGGACATTTGCATCGCTTGAGTGGTCTAGGTGTCTATGTGTCAAGATAAGACCGTCCAGTTGCTCAGGTTCCAAATTCTTTTTCGAAGCCCTTATTTTGACGATTGCGCCAGGACCAGGATCTATATAAACGTTCGTGTTTTTGTAATTTAACCAGAGCCCTGCTGTGGCCCGAAGCTGTTTTGAAAGTACAAATCTTGCGCCTCCAGTTCCTAAAAATTTTATAAAACCA from Thermodesulfobacteriota bacterium includes the following:
- a CDS encoding MBL fold metallo-hydrolase: MADGFIKFLGTGGARFVLSKQLRATAGLWLNYKNTNVYIDPGPGAIVKIRASKKNLEPEQLDGLILTHRHLDHSSDANVLIEAMTEGGFRKRGVLLCPKDAIIGEPVIFSSFSKKLERVEIMEEGKTYRIADIVLTTPVRHIHPVETYGLLFDLGVKIGLVSDTKYFEDLPQYYSCDVLIVNVLRLKPIEKNEEIDHLSVEDFKRLIEKIRPKTAIMTHFGMSLIRQKPHTIAEEVKRATGIEVIAAYDGMEFEF